In Citricoccus sp. SGAir0253, one genomic interval encodes:
- a CDS encoding aldehyde dehydrogenase has translation MATMEYDRLYIGGEWTAPHGASSIEVHSPATEAYIGQVPEGTEQDIDRAVQAARAAFDDPQGWSQWTAAQRAEVLRRFADELEGRGSETARRVTMQNGMPIALSQKWETSNPAMLLRYFSDLVVGQVDDLRPGLKGKQALVTHDPIGVVAAIVPWNVPQSITFLKLAPALAAGCTIVLKPAPETVLDAMVVAEAAMAVGLPGGVLNIVPAGGPTGAYLVSHPHVDKVSFTGSPGVGKAIGEVCGRMLRPVTLELGGKSAAIVLDDADLESSLEAFLSTTMSNNGQVCWLSTRILAPRNRYEQTVEIVTNLVAGLAVGDPLTPETQVGPLVSERHRERVEGLIRQGVAQGGRVTTGGGRPTGLDRGWYVQPTVFADLDRKDVIAQQEIFGPVLGVIPYTDEQDAINIANDSDYGLAGSVWTTDQDRGLRVARQVRTGTIGLNGYATDPVAPFGGVKMSGLGRELGPEGLGHYQVPKSIFLNRPNQS, from the coding sequence ATGGCAACCATGGAATACGACCGGCTCTACATCGGAGGGGAGTGGACGGCCCCGCACGGGGCCTCCAGCATCGAAGTCCATTCACCCGCCACGGAGGCATACATCGGGCAGGTGCCCGAAGGGACGGAACAGGACATCGACCGGGCCGTCCAGGCCGCCCGCGCGGCCTTCGATGACCCGCAGGGATGGTCGCAGTGGACGGCCGCACAACGGGCCGAGGTGCTGCGCCGCTTCGCCGACGAGTTGGAGGGCCGGGGGTCGGAAACCGCCCGGCGCGTGACGATGCAGAATGGCATGCCCATTGCCCTCTCCCAGAAATGGGAAACCTCGAACCCGGCCATGCTCTTGCGGTACTTCAGCGACCTGGTGGTGGGCCAGGTCGATGACCTACGGCCCGGGCTCAAGGGCAAGCAGGCTCTCGTGACGCATGACCCGATCGGCGTCGTGGCCGCCATCGTCCCGTGGAACGTCCCCCAGAGCATCACCTTCCTCAAGCTCGCACCGGCTCTGGCCGCCGGGTGCACGATCGTCCTCAAGCCTGCCCCCGAAACCGTCCTGGACGCCATGGTGGTCGCCGAGGCGGCGATGGCAGTCGGTCTGCCGGGTGGGGTCCTCAACATCGTCCCAGCCGGCGGACCCACCGGGGCATACTTGGTCAGCCACCCACACGTCGACAAGGTCTCCTTCACCGGCTCCCCGGGTGTCGGTAAGGCGATCGGGGAGGTCTGTGGCCGAATGCTGAGGCCGGTCACACTGGAACTCGGGGGAAAATCAGCCGCCATCGTCCTGGACGATGCCGACCTCGAATCCAGCCTCGAGGCGTTCCTGTCCACCACGATGTCGAACAACGGACAGGTCTGCTGGCTGTCCACCCGCATCCTGGCGCCACGAAACCGTTACGAGCAGACCGTCGAGATCGTCACGAACTTGGTCGCTGGACTGGCGGTGGGGGATCCCCTGACGCCGGAAACGCAGGTCGGCCCCTTGGTGTCCGAACGGCATCGCGAACGGGTGGAGGGACTCATCCGTCAGGGGGTGGCCCAAGGCGGGCGCGTCACCACGGGAGGGGGGCGGCCCACAGGCCTTGACCGAGGGTGGTACGTCCAGCCCACGGTCTTCGCCGACCTCGACCGCAAGGACGTGATAGCCCAGCAGGAAATCTTTGGTCCCGTTCTCGGGGTGATCCCGTACACCGACGAACAGGACGCCATCAACATCGCCAACGATTCCGACTACGGATTGGCCGGCAGCGTGTGGACCACCGACCAGGATCGCGGTCTCCGTGTAGCGCGCCAGGTCCGTACCGGGACGATCGGTCTCAACGGCTACGCCACGGATCCGGTGGCGCCCTTCGGAGGCGTGAAGATGAGCGGCCTCGGCCGGGAGCTCGGCCCGGAGGGGCTGGGCCACTATCAGGTGCCCAAGTCGATCTTCCTGAACCGCCCCAACCAGTCATGA
- a CDS encoding helix-turn-helix domain-containing protein: protein MSDDTADQLTDYPELLTLEEVAGLLGTDLAGALTLTGNRSLRALEIGASIRRYRREDVAEFLAQRST from the coding sequence ATGAGCGATGACACCGCCGACCAGCTCACCGACTACCCCGAACTACTCACCCTCGAGGAGGTCGCCGGCCTGCTCGGCACCGACCTGGCCGGAGCGCTCACCCTCACCGGAAACAGGTCGCTACGCGCCCTCGAAATCGGGGCGTCCATCCGCCGCTACCGGCGCGAGGATGTGGCCGAATTCCTGGCCCAGCGCAGCACGTGA
- a CDS encoding zinc-binding dehydrogenase, whose product MKAAVVHAPGAGFSIEDITVGEPQANEVLVKVKAVGLCLSDLTMASADLGFPMPAVFGHEVAGVVERVGPGVRSLHEGDHVVGALIRYCGDCPRCLSGRSYYCRNTQRTERPAGDPPRLSSDREPVNQAFGLGGFAEKALVHENQLARIPQDLPFEQAALLGCGVITGAGAVLNTAQVGRGESVVIVGTGGVGLNAISSSVLAGASEIVAIDVSDEKLAHARTFGATHTINGSEEDPVTALRQHLPEGADYVFDFVGSQQVAQQGLEMLSYGGGLYLVGIGGKDVPITLDAMTFMRNRNRIESVYMGSANLKVDVPFFAGLASRGLLHLNELVTETIGLDEINEGYQRVRDGKVARLVITMESAMSEPTPILTSPEESLAAHAEQ is encoded by the coding sequence ATCAAGGCGGCCGTTGTCCACGCACCGGGCGCCGGATTCTCGATTGAAGACATCACCGTGGGCGAGCCCCAGGCGAACGAGGTCCTCGTCAAGGTCAAGGCCGTCGGCCTGTGCCTGTCGGACCTCACCATGGCCAGTGCCGATCTCGGGTTCCCCATGCCTGCCGTGTTCGGTCATGAAGTCGCCGGGGTGGTCGAGCGCGTCGGCCCCGGCGTCCGGTCCCTCCACGAGGGGGACCACGTAGTCGGCGCCCTGATTCGCTACTGTGGCGATTGTCCACGCTGCCTGTCCGGCCGGTCGTACTACTGTCGAAACACACAGCGAACCGAACGACCCGCCGGGGACCCACCGCGTCTGAGTTCGGACCGTGAACCCGTGAATCAAGCATTCGGCCTCGGCGGCTTCGCGGAGAAGGCGCTGGTCCACGAGAACCAACTGGCCCGGATTCCCCAGGACCTGCCGTTCGAACAGGCGGCCCTGCTGGGGTGCGGCGTGATTACGGGCGCCGGTGCCGTGCTCAACACGGCCCAGGTCGGCCGGGGCGAAAGCGTCGTCATCGTGGGAACAGGTGGCGTCGGGTTGAACGCCATCAGCAGCTCCGTGCTGGCCGGCGCCTCGGAGATCGTCGCCATCGACGTCTCCGACGAAAAGCTGGCCCACGCCCGGACGTTTGGAGCGACGCACACCATCAACGGCAGCGAGGAGGACCCCGTGACGGCACTGCGGCAGCACCTACCGGAAGGCGCCGACTATGTCTTCGACTTCGTGGGATCCCAGCAAGTAGCCCAGCAGGGACTGGAGATGCTGTCCTACGGTGGTGGGCTGTACCTGGTGGGGATCGGTGGCAAGGATGTTCCCATCACCTTGGACGCCATGACCTTCATGCGGAATCGAAACCGCATCGAAAGCGTCTACATGGGATCGGCGAACCTCAAGGTAGACGTTCCCTTCTTCGCCGGGCTGGCCTCCCGCGGGCTCCTACATCTGAACGAGCTCGTGACCGAGACCATCGGGTTGGACGAGATCAACGAGGGCTACCAGCGCGTCCGTGACGGAAAGGTCGCCCGTCTCGTGATCACAATGGAGTCCGCGATGTCTGAACCCACGCCCATACTGACCAGCCCTGAGGAAAGCCTGGCAGCACACGCCGAACAGTAG
- a CDS encoding HtaA domain-containing protein, with the protein MHQPVPAVTNLAGPVVVRWGLRTSFREYFERLADHEYRLSGGAGLSEQGQFVFPGHAQAGAAPGRPGVIRCRGRVQMSAHFGALSVLIADPEIVIGDDGQGILTAVVDEHGDAPVRMEVARLSLDGSPEGDPAPRWQWAAVLAEEGQFLFMGSYFAGDPLDPVCVHAGGRPDPDPGAE; encoded by the coding sequence ATGCACCAGCCCGTCCCCGCGGTCACAAACCTGGCAGGTCCGGTCGTGGTGCGGTGGGGCCTTCGGACGTCATTCCGCGAGTACTTCGAACGGCTGGCGGACCACGAGTACAGGCTCAGCGGCGGTGCAGGTCTCAGCGAACAGGGACAGTTCGTGTTTCCCGGCCACGCGCAGGCCGGAGCCGCACCGGGCCGTCCCGGGGTCATCCGCTGCCGGGGCCGCGTCCAGATGAGCGCACATTTCGGGGCACTCTCGGTCCTCATCGCCGACCCGGAGATCGTCATCGGTGACGACGGCCAGGGAATCCTGACGGCCGTGGTCGACGAGCACGGCGATGCCCCGGTGCGCATGGAGGTTGCCCGGCTGTCCCTCGACGGTAGTCCTGAAGGCGACCCTGCGCCGCGATGGCAATGGGCTGCCGTGTTGGCCGAAGAGGGGCAATTCCTCTTCATGGGCAGTTACTTCGCCGGTGATCCCTTGGATCCCGTCTGCGTCCACGCAGGCGGCAGGCCGGACCCGGATCCGGGAGCCGAATAG
- a CDS encoding MFS transporter, producing MQTIIVSVQADLPRLLDASREETAWAITATITTGCAVAPVAGRLGDLYGHRRVIVSLLGVFVVGSVVCGVAESVWSLIVGRALQGAAVGVIPVATSMLRNVVSGPRLPLAFAVVAGTMGVGSAFGIPLGAVLATHVDWRVMFWLCCVLGLGCVVWIRWGVPVDGPRPDGRFDVVGAAGSSLGAVAVLVGLSGLLVQGWDAPSTVVPAAVGLAVLGLTGVHLWYHRAPLINVRLALRPRLLLTNVASAAVNFGMMSMLVFFPQLLVLPPVVGGLGLGAGAASAIMAASGLAQLCVTPLSARLSRSLDPGRILALAALLLTLALVLGVAAGAQLWAVVLVLIAGGAAIGIALAAVPLVIHDAVSPSDIATAHGLNAQIRMFGTAAAAAAIGAVLASQTIAGAPTPAGFIWAGLTAAAATGVGAGLGFLIPRQAPEKLPHAS from the coding sequence GTGCAGACCATCATCGTTTCCGTCCAGGCGGACCTGCCCCGGCTCCTCGATGCCAGTCGCGAGGAAACCGCCTGGGCGATCACGGCCACCATCACGACGGGGTGCGCCGTTGCCCCCGTGGCCGGACGGCTCGGTGACCTCTACGGGCATCGCCGAGTGATCGTGTCGCTTCTGGGCGTTTTCGTGGTGGGCTCAGTGGTCTGTGGGGTGGCGGAGTCGGTCTGGTCACTGATCGTCGGGCGCGCGCTGCAGGGCGCGGCGGTCGGGGTGATCCCGGTGGCTACGTCCATGCTGCGAAATGTGGTGTCCGGCCCGCGCCTGCCGTTGGCCTTCGCCGTGGTGGCGGGAACCATGGGCGTCGGTTCTGCCTTCGGTATCCCCCTCGGCGCTGTGCTGGCCACCCATGTCGACTGGAGGGTCATGTTCTGGCTCTGCTGTGTCCTCGGGTTGGGGTGCGTGGTGTGGATCCGATGGGGAGTGCCCGTCGATGGGCCCCGGCCTGACGGCCGCTTCGACGTGGTGGGCGCCGCGGGAAGCAGCCTGGGCGCCGTGGCCGTGTTGGTGGGCTTGTCCGGGCTGCTGGTGCAGGGCTGGGATGCGCCATCGACCGTGGTGCCGGCAGCGGTAGGCCTGGCGGTGCTAGGGCTGACCGGCGTGCATCTCTGGTATCACCGGGCACCCCTCATCAACGTTCGACTGGCATTGCGCCCCCGGCTGTTGCTGACAAACGTTGCGTCCGCTGCGGTCAACTTCGGCATGATGAGCATGCTGGTGTTCTTCCCGCAACTGCTGGTCCTGCCACCGGTGGTTGGCGGTCTGGGGCTTGGGGCCGGAGCGGCCAGTGCGATCATGGCGGCCAGTGGACTGGCTCAACTGTGCGTCACCCCGCTCTCGGCACGGTTGAGCCGGTCGCTGGACCCGGGGCGAATCCTGGCCCTGGCGGCCCTGCTTCTGACGCTGGCACTCGTGCTGGGGGTCGCGGCCGGAGCTCAGCTGTGGGCCGTTGTCCTGGTGCTGATCGCCGGTGGGGCGGCCATCGGCATCGCCCTCGCCGCCGTCCCGTTGGTGATCCATGACGCGGTGTCCCCCTCGGACATCGCGACGGCTCACGGGCTCAACGCCCAGATCCGCATGTTCGGCACGGCCGCTGCCGCGGCCGCCATCGGTGCCGTCCTGGCATCCCAGACGATCGCGGGTGCGCCGACCCCGGCCGGCTTCATCTGGGCCGGGCTCACCGCCGCGGCTGCCACCGGGGTCGGGGCCGGCCTCGGGTTCCT
- a CDS encoding TRAP transporter large permease, which yields MLENVTSPQLETGPARPAAGGGTVPADALPTSRSGGGATPGRSRSWIWVALLYAGALAIAGALLFGGLERETVGLLTVLLMLVLMLAGVHIGLAMLGAGALGLYALGGISAVASTLEQSVYEPTASWQLSVIPTFILMGTALWKSGMTGRAFEAAKAWLGNVPGGLALTTTVSGAGLAASSGSTIALTHALGRVSVPEMIRAGYRPGFAIGSTAMAGTLGQIIPPSVLLVVYAGAAQTSVGAQLMAGIIPGIALAVAFCLYIFLVGIIRPDIAPRTGLTVSWSEKFKALSRAIPLAVVAVIVIGGIASGVFTPTESAAVGAIVAIVLGWATRPGEPRTWRSFYRYCIDVVGVSAISTAGIFLLLIGVHALTRVVTLSRLANGLTDQIVGLGLSTTAVLLVLVLLYLLLGMFMDTMAIILLTVPILALPLMEMGVDMIWFGVFLVIMVEIGMVTPPLGILAFVLHRIAQEREVNQGKNISLVTIFAGVTPFALVALGFVVLLIFVPDLVTWLPGQLSTSE from the coding sequence ATGCTTGAGAATGTCACCTCACCCCAGCTTGAAACCGGCCCGGCGCGACCTGCAGCGGGCGGCGGGACCGTACCGGCGGATGCCCTCCCGACATCGCGATCCGGCGGGGGCGCAACTCCTGGGCGGAGCCGCTCCTGGATCTGGGTGGCCCTGTTGTATGCAGGTGCGCTGGCCATTGCTGGTGCCCTGCTGTTCGGGGGGCTGGAACGGGAAACGGTCGGGCTCCTCACGGTCCTGCTGATGCTCGTGCTGATGCTGGCAGGGGTGCACATCGGGCTGGCGATGCTCGGCGCCGGCGCGCTGGGCCTGTATGCCCTGGGCGGGATCTCGGCGGTGGCCTCCACCTTGGAGCAGTCCGTTTATGAGCCCACAGCCTCATGGCAGCTGAGCGTCATCCCGACCTTCATCCTCATGGGCACCGCCCTCTGGAAGTCGGGGATGACCGGGCGGGCTTTCGAGGCGGCCAAGGCCTGGCTGGGCAACGTCCCGGGAGGTCTGGCTTTGACCACCACGGTTTCTGGAGCCGGCCTGGCCGCGTCGAGTGGCTCGACCATCGCTTTGACACATGCCCTGGGCCGGGTCTCGGTCCCGGAGATGATCCGTGCGGGGTATCGACCAGGATTTGCTATCGGGTCGACCGCGATGGCCGGCACCCTCGGCCAGATCATTCCCCCCAGTGTCCTGCTGGTTGTCTACGCCGGGGCGGCCCAGACCTCGGTCGGAGCGCAGCTGATGGCCGGAATCATCCCCGGCATCGCCTTGGCCGTGGCTTTCTGCCTCTACATCTTCCTGGTAGGTATCATTCGCCCGGACATTGCCCCCCGGACCGGGCTGACCGTGTCCTGGTCGGAAAAGTTCAAGGCGCTCTCGCGGGCCATTCCCCTGGCCGTGGTGGCGGTGATTGTCATCGGTGGCATTGCCTCCGGCGTGTTCACGCCGACCGAGTCGGCGGCGGTCGGGGCCATTGTTGCCATCGTCCTCGGCTGGGCGACCCGGCCGGGAGAGCCGAGGACGTGGAGATCGTTCTACCGTTACTGCATCGACGTGGTCGGCGTGTCAGCGATCTCCACCGCCGGGATCTTCCTGCTGCTGATCGGCGTCCACGCCCTGACACGAGTGGTGACGCTGAGCCGGCTGGCCAATGGACTAACGGACCAGATCGTCGGGCTGGGGCTGAGCACGACCGCGGTCCTGCTGGTGCTGGTCCTGCTCTACCTGCTCCTGGGCATGTTCATGGACACCATGGCCATCATCCTCCTCACCGTGCCGATCCTGGCACTGCCCTTGATGGAAATGGGCGTGGACATGATCTGGTTCGGCGTGTTCTTGGTGATCATGGTGGAAATCGGCATGGTGACCCCGCCGCTGGGGATCCTCGCCTTCGTCCTCCACCGCATCGCCCAGGAACGCGAGGTGAACCAGGGCAAGAACATCTCGCTGGTGACGATCTTCGCCGGCGTGACACCGTTTGCGCTCGTTGCGCTGGGCTTTGTGGTGTTGCTCATCTTCGTCCCCGACCTGGTCACTTGGTTGCCCGGGCAACTCTCCACGAGCGAGTAG
- a CDS encoding relaxase/mobilization nuclease domain-containing protein: MSYLVGPGRSNEHTAPMVVSGDDRVLIEFDPGQELSVADGQRIGAILDAPRRVHGTEVKAPVYGWDEAAQRKVKVAEKDGHVWHCSLSLAKGDREVSREEWGTIAQEFVERMGFIDPDGAKSSRWVAIHHGTSTAGNDHIHLAVQLVREDGTKANIHHDYHRAQQVCGELEKEHGLAVLESRQVARGLSGDKPAEVARAQSENYPQAPRPELRRRMRTALATASSPAQYIEHLRDLDVRVAPSFAKGSTTQVRGYKVALAGGADTIWYSPSKLDATLGWPNVLRRFGGAGKEQAESLLASWHNSARPEAGTLKVHRFDAAKIETLLSGKTGTGPDDLASIYARVSMQLEQGRPGAFSRLSDEYARAAQGGGNARHMVRLGARFAAKDSTRGWLAVLKQANRLSRAMTMHTLTAQRPQLAERTTALMHTVSSITRSQEPTRPTTPQTPRSGTLANRYTRPGPDTGIDR; encoded by the coding sequence ATGAGCTACCTCGTCGGCCCGGGCCGGTCCAACGAGCACACCGCCCCGATGGTCGTCTCCGGTGATGACCGGGTGCTGATCGAGTTCGACCCCGGGCAGGAGCTATCGGTGGCGGACGGCCAGCGCATCGGGGCCATTCTGGACGCACCTCGGCGCGTCCACGGCACCGAGGTCAAGGCCCCCGTCTACGGATGGGACGAGGCCGCCCAGCGCAAGGTCAAGGTAGCGGAGAAGGACGGGCACGTCTGGCACTGCTCGCTGTCCCTGGCGAAGGGCGACCGAGAGGTGTCCCGCGAGGAGTGGGGAACGATCGCCCAGGAGTTTGTGGAGCGGATGGGATTCATCGACCCGGACGGGGCGAAGTCCTCCCGCTGGGTGGCCATCCACCACGGCACCTCGACGGCCGGCAACGACCACATCCACCTGGCCGTGCAGCTGGTCCGCGAGGACGGCACCAAGGCCAACATCCACCACGACTACCACCGCGCCCAGCAGGTGTGCGGAGAGCTGGAGAAGGAACACGGGCTGGCCGTGCTGGAGTCCCGGCAGGTTGCCCGCGGACTGTCCGGGGACAAGCCCGCCGAGGTCGCCCGCGCACAGTCAGAGAACTACCCGCAGGCACCGCGGCCGGAGCTGCGCCGCAGGATGCGCACCGCCCTGGCCACTGCGTCCAGTCCAGCGCAGTACATCGAGCACTTGCGGGACCTGGACGTGCGCGTGGCCCCGTCTTTCGCCAAGGGCTCGACCACCCAGGTGCGGGGCTACAAGGTCGCCCTGGCCGGGGGTGCGGACACCATCTGGTATTCGCCCTCGAAGTTGGATGCCACCCTGGGCTGGCCGAACGTGCTGCGCCGCTTCGGCGGGGCCGGGAAGGAGCAGGCCGAGTCCCTGTTGGCGTCCTGGCACAACAGCGCCCGCCCCGAGGCTGGCACGCTGAAGGTGCACCGCTTCGATGCCGCGAAGATCGAGACGCTGCTCAGTGGCAAGACCGGCACCGGCCCGGACGACCTGGCCAGCATCTACGCCCGGGTGTCCATGCAACTGGAGCAGGGTCGGCCCGGTGCGTTCTCCCGCCTGTCGGACGAGTACGCGCGGGCCGCCCAGGGCGGCGGCAACGCCCGCCACATGGTCCGCCTCGGGGCACGGTTCGCGGCCAAGGACTCCACCCGCGGTTGGCTGGCCGTGCTCAAGCAGGCCAACCGGCTCTCACGGGCGATGACCATGCACACCCTGACCGCCCAGCGACCCCAGCTGGCCGAGCGCACCACCGCGCTGATGCACACCGTCTCCTCCATCACCCGATCCCAAGAACCGACCCGACCGACCACGCCCCAGACACCCCGGTCCGGGACCCTGGCGAACAGGTACACCCGGCCCGGACCCGACACCGGCATCGACCGATAG
- a CDS encoding TRAP transporter small permease subunit: MVKLAEAVGRGSRALLVVSSVALVAMMVLVALDVVLRNTVGTALVGVTEYVSGWMMPLTVLFAMAITERRNEHMRVTLVEDGLSGRPWKVQVVGAQVLVVVISAVMTWSSVLLAVDSAAMREAVPMGSGLLAVWPIKVAIVVAWAWLTVQSLARLLQLALTDEAVTEDLGDGDSHRTAMEGSIHA; encoded by the coding sequence GTGGTCAAGTTGGCCGAGGCGGTCGGGCGGGGAAGCCGCGCGCTGCTCGTGGTGTCCAGTGTCGCCCTGGTGGCCATGATGGTGTTGGTCGCCCTCGATGTCGTCCTGAGAAACACTGTCGGGACCGCGCTGGTCGGTGTGACGGAGTACGTGAGCGGGTGGATGATGCCGCTGACGGTGCTCTTCGCCATGGCGATCACCGAGCGGCGCAATGAGCACATGCGGGTGACGCTGGTCGAGGACGGCCTGTCGGGTCGTCCCTGGAAGGTGCAGGTCGTCGGCGCTCAAGTGCTGGTGGTCGTGATCTCCGCGGTGATGACCTGGAGCTCCGTGCTGCTGGCCGTGGATTCCGCGGCGATGCGCGAGGCCGTGCCCATGGGCTCGGGCCTGCTGGCCGTGTGGCCGATCAAGGTTGCGATCGTGGTGGCGTGGGCGTGGCTGACCGTCCAGTCGCTGGCGCGCCTTCTCCAGCTCGCACTCACGGACGAGGCCGTGACCGAGGACCTGGGAGACGGCGATTCGCACCGGACCGCAATGGAAGGCAGTATTCATGCTTGA
- a CDS encoding helix-turn-helix domain-containing protein produces the protein MHLTTTGFQTALEDFLGADTGAQVLAYAATHRPAEQLAGYPALLTVAETAQVLGTDAAGVLAVTGADALPAIEIGATIRRYRRQDVHDYLRFRSEKSAPALA, from the coding sequence ATGCATCTCACCACCACCGGTTTCCAGACCGCCCTGGAGGACTTCCTCGGTGCCGATACCGGCGCCCAGGTGCTGGCCTACGCGGCCACCCACCGCCCGGCCGAGCAGCTCGCCGGCTACCCGGCGCTGCTCACCGTGGCCGAGACCGCCCAGGTGCTCGGCACCGACGCCGCCGGCGTGCTCGCCGTGACCGGCGCCGACGCCCTGCCGGCCATCGAGATCGGCGCCACCATCCGCCGGTACCGGCGCCAGGACGTCCACGACTACCTGCGCTTTCGCAGCGAGAAATCCGCCCCCGCCCTAGCGTGA
- a CDS encoding DUF4913 domain-containing protein, translating into MSDTYEFDDDPTTEPVSPIDTEQPAEADAAEGGDRPLYFPNAEQWVQNWLLPHYRRKLSGGRRWDPQWWRYEEAGTILEALWESWEQMRWEDAMTAVAWYRDYFWPVMDRLTAEDGPFWDYDPPRNTDVPQQWETVPAPPGWF; encoded by the coding sequence ATGAGCGACACCTACGAGTTCGACGACGACCCCACCACCGAGCCCGTCAGCCCCATCGACACCGAGCAGCCGGCCGAAGCGGACGCCGCCGAAGGCGGAGACCGCCCGCTGTACTTCCCCAACGCCGAACAGTGGGTGCAGAACTGGCTCCTCCCCCACTACCGGCGCAAGCTGAGTGGCGGCCGCCGCTGGGACCCCCAGTGGTGGCGCTACGAGGAAGCCGGCACCATCCTGGAGGCCCTGTGGGAGTCGTGGGAGCAGATGCGCTGGGAAGACGCCATGACCGCCGTGGCCTGGTACCGCGACTACTTCTGGCCCGTCATGGACCGCCTCACCGCCGAAGACGGACCCTTCTGGGACTACGACCCACCCCGAAACACCGACGTACCACAGCAATGGGAGACAGTCCCCGCTCCTCCGGGCTGGTTCTGA
- the dctP gene encoding TRAP transporter substrate-binding protein DctP has translation MPRNITRHLVASGAALGLLALTSCGSAGAGAGQPAQSLEDMPAETLTYSDLTSAASPAGKSVQEWISSLDEQTGGKLVVEPYWTSSLLTSDDALAGTADGVSDVTYTVVTYQPQALPVANWINEKGSAPLDSYPHNQLQVVGVMNEMFNSEAAQKEFEAQGVKFLASTSVAGKYDMLCSRELDSQTNLQGIRVRAPGPVWAAEAEALGMTVVNVAQGETYEALQRGVIDCQIGAPFMYNDYGLNEVAKEYYPASFSANMGLVVLMDLDTWKDLPTEAQDALQTSMTDYTVNRTQADIQAQQEFFDRREELGITTHDVTEMNQALGEFQEEHSGSWTERAPQGVAEPQALGKDLDAAMAKWADLVEQDVALADAGEVATESVEDFPAWHEELTGVIGSNGASS, from the coding sequence ATGCCCCGCAATATCACCCGCCACCTGGTCGCCTCCGGTGCCGCCCTAGGCCTTCTCGCCCTGACTTCCTGCGGCTCCGCGGGTGCCGGGGCCGGTCAGCCGGCCCAGTCCCTGGAGGACATGCCGGCCGAAACGTTGACCTACAGCGACCTGACCTCCGCCGCCTCGCCGGCTGGCAAGTCCGTTCAGGAATGGATCTCCAGCCTCGACGAGCAAACCGGCGGCAAGCTCGTTGTGGAGCCCTACTGGACCAGCTCGCTTCTGACGAGCGACGATGCCCTGGCTGGCACGGCTGACGGGGTCTCGGACGTGACCTACACCGTGGTGACCTACCAGCCGCAGGCCCTGCCGGTGGCGAACTGGATAAACGAGAAGGGGTCTGCGCCCCTGGACTCCTACCCGCACAACCAGCTGCAGGTTGTCGGCGTGATGAACGAAATGTTCAACAGCGAAGCTGCCCAGAAGGAATTCGAAGCCCAGGGCGTCAAATTCCTAGCCTCTACCTCCGTGGCCGGCAAGTACGACATGCTCTGCAGCAGGGAACTCGACTCGCAGACCAATCTGCAGGGCATCCGCGTCCGGGCCCCCGGTCCGGTGTGGGCCGCCGAAGCCGAAGCCCTCGGCATGACGGTCGTCAATGTCGCCCAGGGCGAGACCTATGAGGCCCTTCAGCGCGGCGTGATCGACTGCCAGATCGGCGCCCCCTTCATGTACAACGACTACGGGCTCAACGAAGTCGCCAAGGAGTACTACCCGGCGTCCTTCAGCGCCAACATGGGACTGGTGGTGCTCATGGATCTGGACACGTGGAAGGACCTGCCGACGGAGGCCCAGGACGCCCTCCAGACCAGCATGACGGACTACACGGTCAACCGGACGCAGGCAGACATCCAGGCACAGCAGGAGTTCTTCGACCGGCGGGAGGAACTGGGGATCACCACCCATGACGTCACCGAGATGAACCAGGCGCTGGGCGAATTCCAGGAAGAGCACAGTGGCTCCTGGACCGAGCGGGCCCCGCAGGGTGTCGCGGAGCCCCAGGCGCTGGGGAAGGACCTGGACGCCGCCATGGCGAAGTGGGCCGACCTAGTCGAGCAGGACGTGGCCCTGGCCGACGCCGGTGAGGTCGCCACCGAGTCCGTTGAGGATTTCCCGGCCTGGCATGAAGAGCTGACCGGTGTCATTGGGTCGAACGGCGCCTCGTCGTAG
- the mobC gene encoding plasmid mobilization relaxosome protein MobC encodes MVTVAERKRQSNVVGGRPARRVVKLSASEDAALSLAAVEQGVTVPRLLKESALAVSAGETATDRRRVLTALNVLTGQLARVGNNLNQIARGLNTDGELHGDVRGSLDELRGVLRDVDEVIETLALDRGAP; translated from the coding sequence GTGGTCACGGTGGCGGAGCGCAAGCGTCAGTCCAACGTGGTCGGTGGCCGTCCAGCCCGCCGGGTGGTCAAGCTCTCGGCCTCCGAGGATGCCGCCCTGTCCCTGGCCGCCGTGGAGCAGGGCGTGACCGTTCCCCGGCTGTTGAAGGAGTCCGCTCTGGCGGTCTCGGCCGGGGAGACGGCGACGGATCGCCGGCGGGTGCTGACCGCGCTGAACGTGCTCACCGGGCAGCTGGCCCGGGTCGGGAACAACCTCAACCAGATCGCCCGGGGGCTGAACACGGACGGGGAACTGCACGGGGACGTGCGGGGCTCCCTGGACGAGCTGCGCGGGGTGCTGCGCGACGTCGATGAGGTCATCGAAACCCTGGCCCTGGATCGGGGCGCGCCATGA